From Nicotiana tabacum cultivar K326 chromosome 22, ASM71507v2, whole genome shotgun sequence, one genomic window encodes:
- the LOC107826792 gene encoding COBRA-like protein 4: MGTYLITLVGFLFVFFSYGAAYDPLDPNGNITIKWDVMSWTPDGYVAVVTMNNFQMYRHIMTPGWTLGWTWAKKEVIWTMVGAQATEQGDCSKFKGNVPHCCKKTPTIVDMLPGVPYNQQFTNCCKGGVLASWGQDPQASVSAFQVSVGQAGTSNKTVKLPKNFTLLGPGPGYTCGPAKIVPSTKFFTPDLRRKTQALMTWNVTCTYSQFIAQKHPTCCVSLSTFYNETITPCPSCACGCENKHKCIKSDSKLLSVVGINTPRKDNSPLLQCTHHMCPVRVHWHVKLNYKDYWRVKITITNFNYRVNHTQWTLVAQHPNLNNVTQVFSFDYKPLVPYQSINDTGMFYGMKFYNDLLMEAGPSGNVQSEVLLQKDKDTFTFKQGWAFPRKVYFNGDECMLPPPDTYPYLPNLAHQNLVAFSTLFCSLILLLLVLF; encoded by the exons ATGGGGACTTATTTGATCACTCTAGTTGGCTTCTTGTTTGTGTTTTTTTCTTATGGAG CTGCTTATGATCCATTGGATCCCAATGGGAATATCACCATTAAATGGGATGTAATGTCTTGGACTCCTGATGGCTATGTT GCTGTTGTAACGATGAACAATTTCCAAATGTACCGGCACATCATGACCCCTGGCTGGACATTGGGATGGACATGGGCAAAAAAAGAAGTGATTTGGACTATGGTTGGTGCACAAGCCACAGAACAAGGTGACTGCTCCAAGTTCAAAGGAAATGTTCCACATTGTTGCAAGAAGACTCCCACTATTGTAGATATGCTCCCAGGGGTGCCTTACAACCAACAATTCACCAATTGCTGCAAAG GTGGAGTTTTGGCTTCATGGGGCCAAGATCCGCAAGCTTCTGTCTCAGCTTTTCAAGTTAGTGTTGGCCAAGCTGGTACTTCAAACAAGACAGTTAAACTTCCCAAGAACTTCACTTTGCTTGGCCCTGGACCTGGCTACACTTGTGGCCCTGCAAAAATTGTCCCTTCTACCAAATTCTTCACACCTGATCTTAGAAGGAAAACTCAGGCTCTGA TGACATGGAATGTGACATGCACATACTCCCAGTTTATAGCCCAAAAACACCCAACTTGCTGTGTCTCCCTCTCAACTTTCTACAATGAAACCATCACTCCTTGTCCTTCTTGTGCTTGCGGTTGTGAGAATAAACACAAATGCATCAA GAGTGACTCTAAACTACTGAGTGTGGTGGGAATAAACACTCCAAGGAAAGACAATTCACCATTACTACAATGCACACACCATATGTGCCCTGTTAGAGTGCATTGGCATGTAAAGCTCAACTACAAGGACTATTGGAGAGTCAAGATTACTATTACCAACTTCAATTACAGGGTCAATCACACACAGTGGACTCTTGTTGCTCAACatccaaatcttaacaatgtTACACAAGTTTTTAGCTTCGATTACAAGCCTCTCGTTCCATATCAATCAATAA ATGACACAGGAATGTTCTACGGTATGAAGTTCTATAATGACCTACTTATGGAAGCAGGGCCATCTGGAAATGTTCAATCAGAAGTGCTTCTGCAGAAGGACAAAGATACATTTACATTTAAGCAAGGATGGGCATTTCCAAGAAAAGTATACTTTAATGGTGATGAATGCATGTTACCACCACCAGATACTTATCCCTACTTACCCAACCTTGCTCACCAAAACCTGGTTGCCTTTTCTACATTGTTTTGTTCTCTGATTTTGCTTTTACTTGTTCTGTTTTAA